DNA from Canis lupus dingo isolate Sandy chromosome 27, ASM325472v2, whole genome shotgun sequence:
CCCCAAAACTGCTTCTCTCCATGCAAGTCATATACTTTTCTCCTTGCTCTAAATGGAAGCAAGCTCTTCATAGCCCCCCATGCCAATTCCtcagccccaccctcccctcccttcccccaaagtTTATGTGCTACATAAAAGGTAAAAACTATATACACAGGTAGTACAATGAAGCAAATAAGGAAAAACCTAATTGCACAATGCTACATCCAATGCTTTTAGAGGCAGATCATTTAAGAGTGCCTAAAATTTTAGTGTTACTGTGTTGGTTGTTTTTCAGTGCTTATTTAGGATGTCCATTCCATGGAGTCAGcgatatgtatttaaaatttttaatttatatcttcCTTGCTTCATCGAGCAGTGATGTATCTGATAAACAAGGAAACATGCTCTTAATtctgcagaagaaaaaagaagaaggaattaGGAGAAAAGCACCAGAATAACATTATCAATAAAGTACAGGAATTCTTTTGTTACTCTCTTAGTTGTGAAATACCTGAGCAATGGAAAAGAAAGTGTGTACTAAAAGTTGATGACTACAGTCTTCTCCATCCAATGTTTCCTTCACTGGATTTTtactctcctctgtgtgtgtgtattcttgtTGAGAGCAGTGGGTCTCAATAGTGGGCAGTTTtgtcccccaggggacatttggcaatgtttggagacatttttggttgtcacactgggggtgaggagggtgctactggcatctagtgggtagaggccagggatgctgccaaacatTCTACTAATGCACAGGATGGCGTCCCACACAAAGAATTAttcagcccaaaatgtcaatagtgcagAGGTTGAGAAACCCTCGTCTAGAGAATCGGGGTCAAAGATACtaagaaagagaggagaattaAGAAACTGTAATACTCAAGAGCATCTGAGTCTTCTAAATCTGAAAACTAATCGGAACTCTAACTCATAAATGTTCTCtaaagaaaattctattaataCTTCTTCAAAACATTCTAGTTTCTTAGtcatatgcaaaatatacaaatgaatgcTTCTTAATAGGTTCTTAACTACTATTTCTAGAATTCTCTGAACTGGCCATATTTACTAACAAATGCCTCTCTATGTCAGAATGGGGTCAGATCAAAATCCAGTAGGTGTGATTCACAGTGGCTCATCTGATGAGCTAAGCTACAGGTCAAAAACCACAAGTCCCAAGCTGCAGGTTgcttcagaaattttttttcatacacttttcccatttcatataCAACTGTAATATAGACATTCTACAGAGTGATGTTTTGTATAAGCTTTGAAAACCGTCAGATGTGGGTGAAGAAGTTCATATATATGTTACTATGGTCTAAAAACACAGCAAACTGGAATCTCGCCTTAAACTCTATGTTCTTTATTCTTAcctttttataaatgaggatTTTGAAAATTAGTATCAACATCTACTAAAATCTCTACATGCGAAGCTGTGAGTGtgttttctggaggaaaaaagaggTCATGGTCCTTGTTGGTAAGTTTTCAAACTATTAACATATGCACTTTGATCACTATGGCTAGCCAATCTATGAAAAGTTGAGTGCTGAATTATTCAAATTAGCTGTTCATACTGATCAGATTTTAGTAGATGGAAAAAAATCTCCACTTCTCCAGTGTGGGGTAGACCTACCCTCGCCAGCCCGTGTATCTATTATACATTTCCCTACTAATATACAAATGATCCTTTTGTAGCACAATTAGCATACACATGGTGACGTGTTCCTGGACTGCTTACTCCAGCAGAGTTAATTTAACTTCTGCTTTGCAACTTCAGTGTTACCAGAAATTCTGTAGGAACCTTAGTATTTTTCCATACTAtagctttcctttaaaaaaaaaaaaaaatacacagggtTCCTTTCCTGTTCCCCAAATTTGTAAGCAAACAGGGAAAGTGAcaatttaagaaaatgataaagatcaTGTGACGTACCTCACTATTCACACTACTAACCATAGGATCAACCAAATATGAGCCATCTGCACCCTTTCCctcaaattttaacttttatcatttatttgccTTCTTCCCATGTATGGCTCAAAATCTGTTACTGACTCAACTTGAAACCTCTGGGAAAAGAATTCTTATGAAGTGGGACTGAAGCATATCCCAGTTCTTGCTCAGATGGGGGGAAAGAACCTATTGTTCCCAACGGTTTTGGTGGGATTCACAGGGAATTGACCTTCCCACTCATCATCCAGCCTCGGTCACAAGTACTTTGGCTAGGACACTTGCTCTGGTTATTCCGTGTTTTCAAGGAAAAATGACCTCAGGACGTAGACAGTGTGAAAAAAATTACAGGATCCCCACCAGCGATTCCCAGCCTTCCCCATTCCTACTTTTCCACctcacaaaatagaaacaaaaacccacaagCTCCATTCTGCCAGCAACCACCAAGATTGGGTATCTCGGGGTGTGAAAGCCCATTTCGGAGTGTCAGTTTCTTGCTCCTAGTCATCAACCCACCGAGCAGTTTACGTTTGACGTCTTCTGAGGCCCGGCTTCTTGGGCGTCTGCTCCACTGAACCCGCGTTCGGGGAACCGTCTGAGACGTTTTCTTCTGTTCTGTTGGCTCTTTTGTTTTGAGGAGAGGAATCTAAGGGCaggagggaattttaaaaagaacacacacaatCTTTATTAGAAAAACAATGGCTGACACAAGTTGGCACAATAGTCAGGGGATGAAAAACCCACACCTCCACCCACCATCCTGGATCCGTCATTCCCGGTGGCCTTTAAGGGCACAGAATGAGGTTGTTTTCACATAACAGAAAGTGTATTCTATGCCCCTAGAGCtgtctcgctgtctctctctctctctctctctccccactgcaaAGAGGGAGGCCGTTGATAAACATCCCAACGTAGTCACAGACCCAGCGCTGGCCAGCCGGGAGGAACTGCGATGTTTTCGGTTGGAGCAATGATCAGATAACAGCATCTCACTGACTTAAAAACAGGCTCCTGACTTAAAAATCATAAGCAGCCAGGCAGCCAGGCGGACAAGCATTTAAAACCCAAGAGGAGGGCAGTtcgctccccccacccacctccactacATCGGAATACTCTGGAAAAGCAAGCTGCGGTTAGGGTCCTGGGCACCCAGACCTTCTCTGCTTGGGGAGGGGTCGTTACCGTCGGTCGCGGGTCGCTTCCTGATCCCAGTGCACTGCTCCGCTAGCCCCGTCTGGCTGTCGGGCGCATCAGTCTTTTGGTCTACCAAGTGTGTGTCCTCTGAGTTGGCCTGAGACCCCAGTAAAGGCCCCGCCTGGCGGGTCCCGCTGACGTCCTGGCTCTCCTGCGCCGGCACCTTGCAGGCGCCTTTGGGTGGCCGCGGGGGTCTGTAGTAGAACTCGGGCAAGCTGCCCTTCTCCACCTCCTGCCACTCGTATTTGCCCTCCAGGGGCTTGTGATTCTGGAAATCAAAATTCCACTTGCGCTGGCTCGCCTCTTCCATGTCTCTGCAGTGCTTCTCCAAGTCCCGGGTCAACTCTTCGTGGTTGACCGGGCCGAAGAGGTTCCTGCAGGCGGAGGGCTTGGGGTACTCGGCCTGTCTGGCGTCCATCCGCTCGAGGCTCGGGCTCCCGTTAGACACTCGCACGTTTGACATCCTCCTCCCCGGTCTTCACGACCGCCGCGAGCGCgcgcgctctctccctctctcggaaaacaaaactgaacaaaacaaaacgccCCGACCCAGCCCGAACCGCCCCCTAGAAAGCCCTGCGATCGCGCTCGGAGCCAAGAGAAACAAACACGCGCAAGTAACTGCCCGAGCGTCAGGGGCGCGCtggcccgggggaggcgggaggcgggaggggcaggggtgaggggtgaggggaagcCCCGGCCCGGCAGCCGAGAGCCGCCGCCGCTCTAGCGGACCGGCGagcgggagggcggggcggggaggggagaggagaggagagcagagcagaggcgAGCAGAGGCgagcagaggagggcagaggaggggaggggaggggcggcagAGCCAGTCCAAGCCCGGGCTGCCGCGAGCCCGCGGGTCCCGCCAACCGAGCGGCTCTCCAAACCTTGCGGACGTCGGCGTCGCGGAGCGGCGAGGCAGTGGggacaggggaaggggagaaaaacacCCCGAAAGGACGAGCCCCCTTTTTTTTAGTTGCCCAATATGGCGGTGGAAGGGAGGCTGACGAAGAAGAAAATGATTGACACCGCAAGTCTATTTAAACAGAGGAGGAGATCCATTGGTTGCGGCGCCGGGAGCCGCCCCGCCGAGGCTGGCGAGCGCGGCCTTAAGGTGGCCCCGGCGGCCGCGACGCCtcccgctcgccccgccccgccccgccccgccccgccccgccccgcctccccgggcGCGCGCCCGCCTCCGACTGCGCCGCCCGGAGCCTGGCTGGTCGCGTGACTCCGGAGGTGCGCGGCTGCCAGCAAACCTGCTCCGGCTGGCCTCGGAGAAATTAAAAACGAGACAAACAAACTAGCCAACCGGCCGGGAagccggggagggcgggggcgggggcgggggcggcggggccgcgggtTCAGGTCCCCGCGCTGCGCTGCCTGGCGCGCCCGCTCCGCGCGCGGGGAGACGGAGGGGGCAGGATCAGATGACCTCCTAGGTGGCCCGGTGGCGAGCTCGTCTTCCCCGCGCTCGCCGAGCCGGGGgtgcgggccgcggggggcggagGCTGGCCGTGGGAGCTCTGCGCCCCCAGCTgcgctctccccgccccccccccccccccggctccggCGCTGCGGGGAGGCTGGGCGGCCTTTGGCGCTCGCGGAGGGGCCGGgagccgcgcccccgcccccgcccccgcccccaccccgaccTGGGTGCCTCTGCTAGCGGGGAGCAGTGGTTAGCTCCCTCTGAACCTAGGAGGCTCTGCTGTTCTGGGGGAGGCGGGAGCTCTGGGAAGACGCCAAGGCGAACGTAGGCGCAGCACTTCTCATGTATTCTGAACCCAAGCTCTCCCcgcaataaaaataagaatttcaagatCAAAAACTCCACTGGCCTCCCAAGTCCCTAATAAACTTTTGTAGCTGCCTCAGACACACTTGGGTTTCAAAAGCGAGGTTACACCCTGACCCGGGTTCTTGCTTCCCGAGCACAGCGAAAGCCATTGACCTGGGCTGCGTGTGGGAACCCGTCCCCTCTTTATAGTTTTCAATTCTTTCCCGGGTTGTAGCAGTTTCCTCTACCTGAGTCCTGCCGCCAAATACAAcagctccttccttcctccacctttctCTCCCACCAGATTCACTGCTCCAACCCTCCCACAACAAAATTTAGATGCAAGGGAATGCCTTTAGAGGGCTACAAGTCTCTGAAGGGTGAAAGTAATCGGAAAGTCCAGATTATGAAATGATTCATAAACCCACCACGACCGTGTCCTCACGTCTGATATTCTTAACTTGGGCGTTTCTGTACTCCACTTTGCAACTTGAAAGGACCTACCGATTTGATCCTGAGCAGGATGATAGATAGGACTTAACACggtagggggaggggggagggctgtCCTATCCGAGACACAGCTCAAAGGGTCTTGTACTGTCTCCCCAcaccaccccatcccacccccattcATATAATCTTGGTCTGGGCCAAAGTTAATACATTTTACTGGAAACTGCTCTCCTTCTGTTCTAATAGTGCACAGCACAGCAATGTTTTCTTATGCATCTGTGCTACAGATGACTTTGATTCTTAACCTGTTTTCTTAACCGCGTATTGTGTGTTCCATTCTGTGTGCGTGCCTCACCTCAGCACTCCAGAATGTAAGAGCTGGCATGGCCCTTCTGAACCCTGTGGCTCAACCCTCTCTTTTTACCACTGAGGAAATTGAGAGCAGGAGAGGTTTCCTGTCCAGGGACACACATCCAGTGGATAGCAGAGCCAGGGCTAGAGGCGGGTCTCCTTAACTCTCAGGcaggttctttttctctttctttctttcctaatggTTCAGGTTTTGTCTGGATTGGCCTGTGCTGCAGTCTGGCTGGTCCTCCTCTCTTACAAGGGATTCAAAATGGCCCCTGCTCATTCCCTGGGCTGCCTGCAGATGTTTCCTTGATGTGGCCTGTGGTCACTGATATTTATATGCAGCTGTCACTGGCCTTTTGTATCACTATGCACTAGGTTCaactaaaatgcagattccaaacGGACAAGGGTGATacccagagag
Protein-coding regions in this window:
- the CDKN1B gene encoding cyclin-dependent kinase inhibitor 1B, with product MSNVRVSNGSPSLERMDARQAEYPKPSACRNLFGPVNHEELTRDLEKHCRDMEEASQRKWNFDFQNHKPLEGKYEWQEVEKGSLPEFYYRPPRPPKGACKVPAQESQDVSGTRQAGPLLGSQANSEDTHLVDQKTDAPDSQTGLAEQCTGIRKRPATDDSSPQNKRANRTEENVSDGSPNAGSVEQTPKKPGLRRRQT